The Winogradskyella schleiferi genome has a window encoding:
- a CDS encoding pyrophosphohydrolase domain-containing protein → MQDKINAVKAFHTAFKIGHRETPKANLGIEKNMLRYKLMREENEEYLEAANDNDLVEVADALGDMLYILCGTIIEHGMQHKIEEVFEEIQRSNMSKLGADGEPIYREDGKVLKGPNYFKPHIKEILER, encoded by the coding sequence ATGCAAGACAAAATAAATGCGGTAAAAGCATTTCACACCGCTTTTAAAATTGGCCACCGCGAAACACCTAAAGCCAACTTAGGCATCGAAAAAAATATGTTACGCTATAAACTGATGCGCGAGGAAAATGAAGAATATCTCGAAGCTGCCAACGATAATGACTTGGTTGAAGTTGCTGATGCTTTAGGAGATATGCTCTACATTTTATGCGGCACAATTATAGAACATGGTATGCAACATAAAATTGAGGAAGTCTTTGAAGAAATACAACGCAGCAACATGAGCAAATTAGGTGCTGATGGCGAACCTATTTACAGAGAAGACGGTAAAGTATTGAAAGGACCAAACTATTTTAAACCGCATATAAAGGAAATTTTGGAGCGATAG
- a CDS encoding branched-chain amino acid aminotransferase — MAINTQNIHVEKAETSKITAVDFSKLDFGRVFTDHMFVCDYKDGIWQTPKITPYQAMTLEPSARVFHYGQAVFEGMKAYKDDDGNVFLFRPKQNFDRLNKSAERLAMPAFPENYFFEGLETLLKLDNEWIKPGVGNSLYIRPFVIATEPAISASPASMYRFMIICSPAQSYYNAAVRVLIADHYSRSANGGVGAAKAAGNYAAQFYPTSLAQQKGFQQVVWTDADTHSFLEEAGTMNVFFRVNDKLITAPTSDRILDGITRKSIVQLAEDLGITCEVRQVTVEEIKNAAKDGSLKEIFGAGTAAVISPISAFQHHNDLFEIHGVGAEDSYAKLFKKSLLDIQHNLADDVHDWRYEVK, encoded by the coding sequence ATGGCGATTAATACACAAAACATCCATGTTGAAAAAGCAGAAACGTCTAAAATCACTGCTGTTGACTTTAGTAAATTAGACTTTGGTCGTGTGTTTACGGATCATATGTTTGTCTGTGATTATAAAGATGGTATATGGCAAACGCCAAAAATCACGCCTTATCAAGCTATGACTTTAGAGCCTTCAGCTCGTGTCTTTCATTATGGTCAAGCTGTTTTTGAAGGTATGAAAGCGTATAAAGATGATGACGGAAATGTATTTCTGTTTAGACCGAAACAAAATTTTGATAGACTCAACAAATCTGCAGAACGTTTAGCTATGCCTGCTTTTCCGGAGAATTATTTCTTTGAGGGTTTAGAAACCTTATTAAAATTAGATAATGAATGGATAAAACCAGGCGTAGGTAATTCATTGTACATTCGTCCGTTTGTCATCGCAACCGAACCCGCAATTTCGGCTTCACCTGCAAGTATGTACAGGTTCATGATTATTTGTTCACCTGCTCAGTCTTATTATAATGCTGCCGTACGTGTGTTGATCGCCGATCATTATAGTCGTTCTGCCAATGGTGGCGTTGGAGCAGCAAAAGCAGCTGGTAATTATGCAGCGCAGTTTTATCCAACGAGTTTGGCCCAACAAAAAGGCTTTCAGCAAGTGGTTTGGACAGATGCTGATACCCATTCATTTCTTGAAGAAGCGGGAACCATGAATGTGTTTTTTAGAGTCAATGACAAGTTGATTACAGCACCTACAAGTGACCGGATTTTAGATGGTATTACCAGAAAAAGTATCGTTCAATTAGCTGAAGATTTAGGAATTACCTGTGAGGTAAGACAAGTTACGGTTGAAGAAATCAAAAATGCCGCTAAAGATGGAAGTTTAAAAGAAATTTTTGGTGCAGGAACAGCAGCTGTTATTAGTCCAATTTCAGCATTTCAACATCATAATGATTTATTTGAAATCCATGGCGTTGGTGCCGAAGATTCTTATGCGAAACTTTTTAAGAAATCCTTATTGGATATTCAACATAATTTGGCCGATGATGTCCATGATTGGAGATACGAGGTGAAATAA